The Miscanthus floridulus cultivar M001 chromosome 7, ASM1932011v1, whole genome shotgun sequence genome includes a region encoding these proteins:
- the LOC136465318 gene encoding uncharacterized protein, translated as MDGGSNLNILYASTMNRMGISWSSLRPSKAPFYGIISRKEAMPLGYIRLTITFGQPNNFRKELLTFEVVDFSGVYHALLGQPCFAKFMVVPNYTYLKLKMLSPKGVITIEGSFEVAYYCKQTALPKWPH; from the coding sequence atggacgggggcAGCAATCTCAACATACTCTATGCCAGCACCATGAACAGGATGGGCATCTCATGGAGCAGCCTGCGCCCTAGCAAGGCACCATTCTATGGGATCATCTCGAGGAAGGAAGCCATGCCCCTCGGGTACATCCGGCTCACCATCACCTTCGGCCAGCCAAACAACTTCCGCAAGGAGctgctcacctttgaggtggttgactTCTCTGGCGTCTACCATGCCCTTCTAGGCCAGCCATgcttcgccaagttcatggttgtccccaactatacctatctaaagctgaagatgcttaGCCCCaagggggtcatcaccatcgagggTAGCTTCGAGGTAGCCTACTACTGTAAGCAGACTGCGTTGCCCAAGTGGCCGCACTGA